One Phalacrocorax aristotelis chromosome 10, bGulAri2.1, whole genome shotgun sequence genomic region harbors:
- the LOC142062345 gene encoding uncharacterized protein LOC142062345, with the protein MERLRLPGLPGLPRLPRLPRLLAAAVIVECCAQLCPGLSSGTGSTLGTAIACAHPGTATGERCQTDPERGAGTGPTPTPEATGQLQTEVELLPFPRTPAGTDEPPSPQGSPGAPQAGGEGTGPTVWEGAATEHPGPPLSAGTAEQAAAGSERPSPASLGVTSVGTPASAELDTAPTTRYAPRTDPVGNVVVEGAMTPQGPPVHSPSSVTVPSSAGGQWESPSTLLGWSPTGTALVQSQRGSHSPSSLEPWAGEGSRATIPLGDSSPGTHPSIVPATDSPAPGMSRTSPFAGGLQRLLTPTGTRQGLVGGWVPDSHPWHGTDVASQGPHSAPRPSLPSLGAGGRGGPVASIAQPAVGTGPTSLPAVGKGLGLPVPTTTASIPGVTSLSLGGTLGPTTGVLGPPETEGPPERSHIPLDQTWRPPAVPGQPPASAAPGSTAAAQSGVLHTSPGSHRIPLFPQPAPTGSSAGPTSPTPEPSLETSRGVPGLGPTASTHPAGPSPGLRLSHSGSGRDPADTPQIPKGAPTGVGDAGPWAVTAPQSWEPGTSAPPTATGSPWQLAPSQPTSSLGLTAAIGATATIAAATASPALLGDVGTVTPDPGATVLQGDASGLTWEPPTRLSAIVPGAPQQSTNPPGTSGHYGGPRSPPAAGDTDLVQPWSSPGGWLDADTPKATPAAAAAGRAPRVFIVEDQPPLLRASLLRIPCELVLDMGFIPALQDPGSHERQDLLHSFNQTVAPLFASVPGFLRLEVTGVREGSVVLEYDALFAAERVQVPGLGALLDAALDSAGVRPGLVVGTAPVLRNMALERPLDPCTVLFACRAGFACVAGADGNATCTSLCHRDYCKNHGICTHARDRGPLCQCPVGSDFWFMGLRCDYRVTQQSLLGMAAGVLLSIVLLGAVVAAVAIRRFKVLLLEARADQTRSSYRRFCRLDDVSAQYWSRSWLPSASSLDNPAFSNSEELLHLQILDNGCCGCREDSGITDSAKHRPVPPAHPPCRPSFHYNWDTSSSSVNDPMVDSGKASDISVSSWPMEPIQWTPFPLLHQLSRQRPHKARRPRSYCEGTELVNLERSWTA; encoded by the exons ATGGAGCGGCTCCGGCTCCCGGGGCTCCCGGGGCTCCCCCGGCTCCCCCGACTCCCCCGGCTCCTGGCCGCTGCAG tgaTCGTGGAGTGCTgcgcccagctctgccctggtcTCAGCAGTGGGACGGGCTCCACTCTGGGCACTGCCATCGCCTGTGCCCACCCAGGGACCGCGACGGGGGAGCGCTGCCAGACAG ATCCAGAGCGAGGAGCTGGCACGGGGCCCACGCCAACACCAGAGgccacagggcagctgcagacAGAGGTTGAGCTGCTGCCCTTTCCTAGGACCCCTGCTGGAACTGACGAGCCCCCCAGCCCTCAGGGGAGCCCCGGAGCCCCCCAGGCAGGCGGGGAGGGGACGGGGCCCACGGTGTGGGAAGGAGCAGCCACCGAGCACCCGGGGCCCCCGCTCTCTGCAGGCActgctgagcaggcagctgcaggcagcgaGAGGCCGtctcctgccagcctgggggTGACCAGTGTGGGGACCCCAGCCTCTGCGGAGCTGGACACAGCTCCTACCACCAGATATGCCCCCAGAACTGACCCTGTAGGAAATGTGGTGGTGGAAGGTGCCATGACCCCACAGGGGCCCCCCGTGCATTCACCGTCCTCCGTGAcagtgcccagctctgctggggggCAGTGGGagtcccccagcaccctgctgggATGGAGCCCCACGGGGACAGCACTTGTGCAGAGCCAGAGGGGCTCACACAGCCCCTCGTCCCTGGAGCcgtgggctggggagggctcaCGTGCCACCATCCCGCTGGGTGACAGCAGCCCAGGGACTCACCCAAGCATCGTGCCAGCCACGGACAGCCCCGCACCAGGGATGAGCAGGACATCACCCTTTGCAGGGGGGCTGCAGAGGCTGCTGACCCCCACGGGGACACGCCAGGGGCTGGTGGGAGGGTGGGTCCCTGACTCCCACCCATGGCATGGGACAGATGTTGCCTCGCAGGGTCCCCACTCTGCCCCTCGCCCCTCTCTGCCATCCCTGGGAGCTGGTGGCCGTGGGGGCCCCGTGGCCAGCATTGCCCAGCCAGCCGTGGGGACGGGCCCAACCTCTCTGCCTGCTGTAGGCAAGGGGTTGGGTCTGCCTGTCCCCACCACCACAGCCAGCATCCCGGGGGTGACATCCCTCAGTCTGGGGGGCACCCTGGGCCCAACCACAGGGGTCTTGGGGCCACCCGAAACAGAGGGGCCCCCTGAGCGCAGCCATATCCCTCTGGACCAGACCTGGCGCCCACCAGCCGTGCCGGGGCAGCCCCCCGCCTCGGCAGCCCCGGGCAGCACCGCTGCGGCACAGAGCGGGGTGCTCCACACCAGCCCGGGGTCCCACCGCATCCCCCTGTTCCCACAGCCTGCCCcaacaggcagctctgcagggcccACATCGCCGACCCCAGAGCCCTCCCTGGAGACCAGCCGGGGTGTCCCAGGGCTTGGCCCCACTGCGAGCACCCACCCAGCAGGGCCATCCCCAGGGCTCCGGCTGTCCCACTCCGGCTCGGGGCGGGATCCTGCTGACACCCCCCAAATCCCGAAGGGGGCCCCAACAGGGGTGGGTGATGCTGGACCCTGGGCAGTGACTGCCCCGCAGAGCTGGGAGCCAGGCACCTCAGCCCCCCCCACGGCCACTGGGTCCCCCTGGCAGCTGGCTCCGTCCCAGCCTACATCTTCCCTGGGGCTGACCGCCGCTATCGGCGCCACCGCCACCATCGCAGCTGCCACCgccagcccagcactgctcGGGGACGTGGGGACGGTCACGCCGGATCCTGGTGCCACGGTGTTGCAGGGGGATGCGTCAGGGCTGACGTGGGAGCCCCCAACTCGACTGTCTGCCATTGTGCCAGGAGCTCCCCAGCAGTCCACCAATCCTCCCGGGACCTCGGGCCACTATGGGGGCCCCAGGTCCCCCCCAGCAGCCGGGGACACGGACCTGGTCCAGCCATGGAGCAGCCCCGGAGGGTGGCTGGATGCTGACACCCCAAAAGCAACGCCGGCCGCAGCCGCGGCAGGCAGGGCCCCCCGGGTGTTCATCGTGGAGGATCAGCCACCCCTCCTGAGAG CATCCCTCCTCCGCATCCCCTGCGAGCTGGTGCTGGACATGGGGTtcatccctgccctgcaggaCCCGGGGTCCCACGAGCGCCAGGATTTGCTGCACAGCTTCAACCAGACG GTCGCGCCCCTCTTCGCGTCGGTGCCCGGGTTCCTGCGGCTGGAGGTGACGGGGGTCAG GGAGGGCAGCGTGGTGCTGGAGTACGATGCGCTGTTTGCGGCGGAGCGGGTgcaggtgccggggctgggcgcGCTCCTCGATGCCGCGCTGGACTCTGCTGGTGTCCGGCCGGGGCTGGTGGTGGGCACTGCCCCCGTCCTGCGCAACATGGCTCTGG AGCGGCCGCTGGACCCCTGCACAGTGCTCTTTGCCTGCCGGGCCGGCTTCGCCTGCGTGGCCGGGGCGGATGGGAACGCCACCTGCACCTCCCTCTGCCACCGCGACTACTGCAAGAACCACGGCATCTGCACCCACGCCCGGGACCGTGGGCCCCTCTGCCA GTGTCCCGTCGGCAGCGATTTCTGGTTCATGGGGCTGCGCTGTGACTACCGGGTGACACAGCAGAGCCTGCTGGGCATGGCTGCCGGGGTCCTGCTCAGCATCGTCCTCCTGGGTGCTGTCGTCGCCGCCGTCGCCATCCGCCGGTtcaaggtgctgctgctggaggccaggGCCGACCAGACCCGCAGCAG CTACCGGCGGTTCTGCCGCCTGGACGACGTCTCGGCCCAGTACTGGTCGCGCTCCTGGCTGCCCTCGGCCAGCTCGCTGGACAACCCGGCCTTCAGCAACTCGGAGGAGCTGCTCCACTTGCAGATCTTGGACAACGGCTGCTGCGGCTGCAGGGAGGACTCGGGCATCACCGACAGCGCCAAGCATCGCCCCGTGCCACCCGCCCACCCGCCGTGCCGGCCCAG TTTCCATTACAACTGGGACACAAGTTCCAGCAGCGTAAACGATCCCATGGTGGACTCGGGAAAAGCCAGCGATATCTCGGTGTCGAGCTGGCCCATGGAGCCCATCCAGTGGACgccctttcccctcctccaccagctctcGAGGCAGCGACCG CACAAAGCCCGACGGCCGCGCTCGTACTGCGAGGGGACGGAGCTGGTGAACCTCGAGAGGAGCTGGACAGCCTGA